A portion of the Pseudomonas sp. PSE14 genome contains these proteins:
- the glmU gene encoding bifunctional UDP-N-acetylglucosamine diphosphorylase/glucosamine-1-phosphate N-acetyltransferase GlmU, producing the protein MSLEIVILAAGQGTRMRSALPKVLHPVAGKPMLGHVIDTARTLNPSRIHVVIGHGAELVRERLQADDLNFVIQEQQLGTGHAVAQAAPFLSADKVLILYGDVPLIEQPTLERLMAQANAEQLALLTVELDDPTGYGRIIRDAAGEVQAIVEQKDASPEQRAIREGNTGILAVPRERLAGWLSRLSNSNAQGEYYLTDVIAMAVADGLRVATAQPQAAMEVQGANDRLQLSELERFFQQRVARRLMAQGVTLIDPARFDVRGEVSVGRDVQIDINVILEGLVEIEDNVQIGPNCYIKDSTLRRGAIIKANSHLEGAHVGPDSDVGPFARLRPGSVLERQVHVGNFVELKNAHLQDGVKVGHLTYLGDSEVGARTNIGAGTITCNYDGANKWRTTIGEDVFIGSNNSLVAPVDIGSGATTGAGSTVTAEVPAGTLAVGRAKQRVIDGWKRPEKIKKP; encoded by the coding sequence ATGTCCCTCGAAATCGTCATTCTCGCCGCTGGCCAGGGCACGCGCATGCGTTCGGCCCTGCCGAAAGTCCTCCACCCGGTCGCTGGCAAGCCGATGCTCGGCCATGTGATCGATACCGCGCGCACGCTCAATCCTTCCCGCATCCACGTGGTGATCGGGCACGGTGCGGAGCTGGTGCGTGAACGCCTGCAGGCGGACGACCTGAATTTCGTGATCCAGGAGCAGCAGCTCGGCACCGGCCATGCGGTGGCCCAGGCCGCGCCGTTCCTGAGTGCGGACAAGGTGCTGATCCTCTACGGCGACGTGCCGCTGATCGAGCAGCCGACCCTGGAGCGCCTGATGGCCCAGGCCAATGCCGAACAGCTGGCACTGCTGACCGTCGAACTGGATGACCCGACCGGCTACGGCCGCATCATCCGTGACGCTGCTGGCGAGGTTCAGGCCATCGTCGAGCAGAAGGACGCGTCCCCCGAGCAGCGCGCCATCCGCGAAGGCAACACCGGCATCCTCGCCGTGCCGCGCGAGCGCCTGGCCGGCTGGCTGTCGCGCCTGTCCAATTCCAACGCCCAGGGCGAGTACTACCTGACTGACGTGATCGCCATGGCCGTGGCCGATGGCCTGCGCGTCGCCACTGCGCAGCCCCAGGCGGCCATGGAAGTCCAGGGCGCCAACGATCGCCTGCAGCTCTCCGAGTTGGAACGCTTCTTCCAGCAGCGCGTGGCGCGTCGACTGATGGCCCAGGGCGTGACCCTGATCGATCCGGCACGCTTCGACGTGCGTGGCGAGGTCAGCGTCGGCCGCGACGTGCAGATCGACATCAACGTGATCCTCGAAGGCTTGGTGGAAATCGAGGACAACGTACAGATCGGTCCGAACTGCTACATCAAGGACAGCACCCTGCGCCGTGGCGCCATCATCAAGGCCAACTCGCACCTGGAAGGCGCCCACGTCGGTCCGGACAGCGATGTCGGCCCGTTCGCCCGCCTGCGTCCGGGCAGCGTGCTGGAGCGCCAGGTGCATGTGGGTAACTTTGTCGAGCTGAAGAACGCCCACCTGCAGGACGGCGTGAAGGTCGGCCACCTGACCTACCTGGGCGACAGTGAAGTCGGTGCGCGCACCAACATCGGCGCCGGCACCATCACCTGCAACTACGACGGCGCCAACAAATGGCGCACTACCATCGGCGAAGACGTCTTCATCGGCTCCAACAACTCCCTGGTCGCGCCTGTGGATATCGGCTCCGGCGCCACGACTGGCGCGGGTTCTACCGTTACCGCAGAGGTTCCGGCCGGCACCCTGGCGGTCGGTCGCGCCAAGCAGCGCGTGATCGATGGCTGGAAGCGTCCGGAAAAGATCAAGAAGCCCTGA
- a CDS encoding MarC family protein yields MLGVAVLIFLITDPFGNIAVFLAALKSVPAERRLKVALRELLLALGLLLIFLTLGEHILTGLGLSKEATGIAGGIILFVVAMRLIFPTPQGVLGDMPDSEPLLVPLATPAVAGPSALAMLITLRTTYTGPLWELYLAVILAWAATALILLQASFLQRFLGPRGLTAVERLAGMLLIMLSVNMLLQNLRSVLHIAA; encoded by the coding sequence ATGCTCGGCGTCGCCGTCCTGATCTTTCTGATCACCGACCCGTTCGGCAACATCGCGGTGTTCCTTGCCGCACTGAAATCCGTCCCGGCCGAACGCCGGCTCAAGGTCGCCCTGCGCGAACTGCTGCTCGCGCTTGGCCTGCTGCTGATCTTCCTGACCCTTGGCGAGCACATCCTCACCGGCCTGGGGCTGTCGAAGGAGGCCACCGGGATCGCTGGCGGCATCATTCTCTTCGTGGTCGCCATGCGCCTGATCTTCCCGACCCCGCAGGGTGTGCTGGGCGACATGCCCGACAGCGAACCGCTGCTGGTGCCGCTGGCCACCCCCGCCGTGGCCGGCCCGTCAGCGCTGGCCATGCTGATCACCCTGCGCACCACCTACACCGGCCCGTTGTGGGAGTTGTACCTGGCGGTGATTCTCGCCTGGGCGGCGACGGCGCTGATCCTACTGCAGGCCTCGTTCCTGCAGCGCTTCCTCGGCCCTCGCGGGCTGACCGCCGTGGAGCGCCTGGCCGGCATGTTGCTGATCATGCTCAGCGTGAACATGCTCCTGCAGAACCTGCGCAGCGTCCTGCACATTGCAGCGTGA